GTCGAGGGTTATGTCGAATCGGCCGCGAGGGGGCTCTACTCCGGGTTGGTCCTGGCCGAGCGCCTGGCCGGCCGCGAGCTCCCGGTGCCCCCGCCCGACACCGCGCTGGGCGCCTTGGTGCGGCACATCAGCGAGGCCTCCGAGGGGGATTTTCAGCCGATGAACGTGAACTTCGGATTGATGGAGATCCCCCCGGCGTACCGGCGCAAGGAAAAGCGCCTGGACTTGGCGCGGCACGCGCTGGACCGACTGGAAAACTGGGCGCGGCGGGCGGGAATAGGGGGCGCGGCGGCGCCGGCCCGCTCCGCAGCGGGGGCGCCCGCATGAACCGCGTCGAGGAATTTTTAAATTACCTGCGGACCGAGAAGAACTGCTCGGCCCACACGCTGAAAAACTACGCCATCGACCTGCGCGAGCTGACGGCCTTTCTCAAGGAAGTGCACCCGGAGTGGGTGAAAGAGGGTGAGGTCCAATGGGAGTGCCTGCCGTTGCTGCCGCTCCGTGCCTACCTGGCCCGGGCCCACGGCCGGCTGAAGGCCAGCTCGCTGGGCCGGCGCATCGCCTCGTTGCGCAGCTTCTACAAGTTTCTGGCCAAGCGCGGCCTGATCCAGCGCAACGTCGCCCTGGAGCTGTCCGCCCCCAAGCTCCCCAAGACGCTGCCCAAATTCCTCGACGTCGACGAGGCCTTCCGCCTGATGGAGCTTCCCCAGGGCGAGGGCTTCGAGGCGCGGCGCGACCGGGCCATTCTCGAGCTGTTTTATTCCAGCGGCCTGCGCATCGGCGAGCTGACGGCCCTCAAGACCGCCGCGCTCGACCTGAAAGAAGGCATGGTGCGGGTGCAGGGCAAGGGGCGCAAGGAGCGCCTGGTTCCGGTCGGACAGAAAGCCCGAGCGGCCCTGGTGGCCTACCTGGAGGTTCGCCCGCAAATCCGCGTCCAGAGCGGTTTTGAGGACTTCGTTTTCCTGGGCAAGCAGGGCAAGGCGATCCATCCCCGGGTGATCGCCAAGCGCCTGCAAGACTACGCCGTCCAGCTTGGCCTGCCCAAGAAGGTGACCCCGCACATGCTGCGGCACAGCTTCGCCACCCACTTGATGAACAACGGCGCCGATCTGCGTGGAATCCAAGAGCTATTGGGCCACTCCAGCCTCTCGACGACGCAGAAATACACCCATATTAGCCTTGACAAGCTGATGGACGTCTACGACAAGTCGCACCCGAAGGCCTGAGGGGACGCGGGCTTGGGGGGTTGCGGCGAGGAGAGTCGCGCGAAAATAATTTTTTACGAGGCCTTGACGGCGATTCCGCCCGTAACCAGGTAAGGCTTTTTCCCAGGAGTTTCCTTTGGACAAGACTTTTCATGCCACCACCATCCTCGCCGTCCGCCGCAACGGCCAAGTCGCCGTCGCCGGCGACGGCCAGGTCTCCTTCAACAACACGGTGATGAAGTCGGGCGCCAAGAAGGTACGCCGGATGAAAGAGGGCAAGGTCGTGGCCGGCTTCGCCGGCTCCACCGCCGACGCCTTCACGCTCTTCGAAAAATTCGAGGCCAAGCTCGAGCAGTTCAACGGCAATATCACCCGCGCCGCCGTCGAGCTGGCCAAGGACTGGCGCACCGATCGCATCCTGCGCCGCCTCGAGGCCATGCTGATCGTCGCCAACCACGAGAAGACCTTCACCCTCTCCGGCAATGGCGACGTGATCGAGCCCGACGACGGGATCGCCGCCATCGGCTCGGGAGGGCCCTACGCCCTGGCCGCGGCCCGGGCCCTGCTGCAAAACACCCAACTGAGCGCCAAAGAGATCGCCCTAGCCGCGATGAAGATCGCCGCCGACATCTGCATCTACACCAACGACTCCGTCACCCTGGAAGAGATCGAATAGCCATGAAAGCCGTCAACTTCACCCCCCGCGAGATCGTCTCCGAGCTCGACCGCTACATCATCGGCCAAAAGGCCGCCAAGCGGGCCGTGGCCATCGCCCTGCGCAACCGCTGGCGCCGCCAGAACGTCGCCCCCGACCTGCGCGACGAGATCGCCCCCAAGAACATCATCATGATCGGGCCGACCGGCGTCGGCAAGACCGAGATCGCCCGCCGTCTCGCCAAGCTGGCCAACGCGCCCTTCATCAAGGTCGAGGCCAGTAAGTTCACCGAGGTGGGCTACGTCGGCAAGGACGTCGAATCGATCATCCGCGAGTTGACCGAGACTGCGGTCAAGATGCTCCGCGAGGAGGAGACCGCCCAGGTCCAAGCCAAGGCCGAGGATATGGCCGAGGAGCGCCTGCTCGACCTGCTCCTGCCCACCACGCCCAAGCCCAATCCCGCCGAACCCGAGGGCGCGGCGGCCCCCACCCGGGAGAAGCTGCGCCAGCAACTGAAAGAGGGCAAGCTGAACGACCGCAGCGTCGAGCTGGAACCTTCCGGCCCGCCCGCCGGCGTCATGCCGATGTTCGAGGTCGTCTCCGGTCCTAATCTCGACGAGCTGGGCGCCAACCTCAAAGAGATGATGTCGGGCCTCTTCTCGAAGGGCCGGAAGCGCAGCAAGCTGAAGGTCCCCGAGGCCCTCAAGGCCCTGGCCCAGGAAGAGGCCGCCAAGCTGATCGACATGGACGCGGTCACCAAGCGCGCCATCGAACGGGTCGAGCAGAGCGGGATCGTCTTCCTGGACGAGATCGACAAGATCGCCGGAAAAGAGTCCCAGCACGGGCCCGACGTCTCCCGCGAGGGGGTGCAGCGCGACATCCTGCCCATCGTTGAGGGCAGCAACGTCAACACCAAGTACGGCATGGTGCGCACCGACCACATCTTGTTCATCGCGGCGGGCGCCTTCCACGTCTCCAAGCCCAGCGACCTGATCCCCGAGCTGCAGGGCCGTTTTCCGATCCGGGTCGAGCTCGATTCCCTGGGCAAGGGCGATTTTTTGCGCATCCTTCAAGAGCCCGCCAACTCGCTGACCAAGCAGTACGAGGCCCTCCTTGCCACCGAGCAGGTGAAGGTCCAGTTCACCCCCGACGGCCTCCAGGAGATCGCCGAGTTCGCCGCCGTGGTCAACGAGCGTACCGAAAACATCGGGGCCCGGCGCCTCCATACCATCATGGAGAAGGTCTTGGACGAGATCTCCTTCGAGGCCCCCGACCGCCGGGGCCTGGAGCTCAAGGTCGACGCCGCCTATGTCCGGGACAAGCTGGCCGACGTGGTCAAAGATCAGGACCTCAGCAGATACATATTGTGATTTTCTAAGAATATCGCTAAAAAGGCCCTTCCTTTTTCGGAGCCTTTATGAGCGATCCCACCCTCGACCACCTGGTGCAGCGCGCCTCCGTCCTCATGGAGGCCTTGCCCTATATCCGCCGCTTTTACGGCAAGGTCATCGTCATCAAGTACGGCGGCCACGCCATGGTCGACGAGAAGCTCAAAGAGAGCTTCGCCAAGGACATCATCATGATGCGCTACATCGGGATGATCCCGATCGTCGTG
The Deltaproteobacteria bacterium PRO3 genome window above contains:
- the xerC gene encoding tyrosine recombinase XerC, which translates into the protein MNRVEEFLNYLRTEKNCSAHTLKNYAIDLRELTAFLKEVHPEWVKEGEVQWECLPLLPLRAYLARAHGRLKASSLGRRIASLRSFYKFLAKRGLIQRNVALELSAPKLPKTLPKFLDVDEAFRLMELPQGEGFEARRDRAILELFYSSGLRIGELTALKTAALDLKEGMVRVQGKGRKERLVPVGQKARAALVAYLEVRPQIRVQSGFEDFVFLGKQGKAIHPRVIAKRLQDYAVQLGLPKKVTPHMLRHSFATHLMNNGADLRGIQELLGHSSLSTTQKYTHISLDKLMDVYDKSHPKA
- the hslV gene encoding ATP-dependent protease subunit HslV, with the protein product MDKTFHATTILAVRRNGQVAVAGDGQVSFNNTVMKSGAKKVRRMKEGKVVAGFAGSTADAFTLFEKFEAKLEQFNGNITRAAVELAKDWRTDRILRRLEAMLIVANHEKTFTLSGNGDVIEPDDGIAAIGSGGPYALAAARALLQNTQLSAKEIALAAMKIAADICIYTNDSVTLEEIE
- the hslU gene encoding ATP-dependent protease ATPase subunit HslU, with translation MKAVNFTPREIVSELDRYIIGQKAAKRAVAIALRNRWRRQNVAPDLRDEIAPKNIIMIGPTGVGKTEIARRLAKLANAPFIKVEASKFTEVGYVGKDVESIIRELTETAVKMLREEETAQVQAKAEDMAEERLLDLLLPTTPKPNPAEPEGAAAPTREKLRQQLKEGKLNDRSVELEPSGPPAGVMPMFEVVSGPNLDELGANLKEMMSGLFSKGRKRSKLKVPEALKALAQEEAAKLIDMDAVTKRAIERVEQSGIVFLDEIDKIAGKESQHGPDVSREGVQRDILPIVEGSNVNTKYGMVRTDHILFIAAGAFHVSKPSDLIPELQGRFPIRVELDSLGKGDFLRILQEPANSLTKQYEALLATEQVKVQFTPDGLQEIAEFAAVVNERTENIGARRLHTIMEKVLDEISFEAPDRRGLELKVDAAYVRDKLADVVKDQDLSRYIL